Proteins encoded together in one uncultured Desulfobacter sp. window:
- the creB gene encoding two-component system response regulator CreB, whose translation MKHILIIEDEPSIVENIRYALETEGFSTSWHSQGKKGLERLEQGGVDLVLLDIGLPDVNGIELCKQIRFGSQVPVIFLTARSDEIDRVVGLEIGADDYMVKPFSPRELSARVKAVLRRYDGVQASGSQVAQNLGAGFELDETRCRIFFNGQVLDLSRYEFKILSLLIRHPGRVYSREMLMDLVWDDPEMSTDRAVDAQIKNLRAKLRRVSPHNDPIKTHRGMGYSLKEEP comes from the coding sequence ATGAAACATATCCTCATCATTGAAGACGAACCGTCTATTGTTGAAAACATCCGGTATGCCCTTGAAACCGAAGGCTTTTCCACATCCTGGCACAGCCAGGGGAAAAAAGGCCTTGAACGGCTTGAACAAGGTGGCGTGGACCTGGTCCTCCTGGACATTGGTCTGCCCGATGTCAACGGTATCGAACTTTGCAAGCAGATTCGTTTTGGGTCTCAGGTGCCGGTTATTTTCCTAACGGCAAGGTCGGATGAAATCGATCGTGTCGTGGGCCTTGAGATCGGGGCGGACGACTACATGGTCAAGCCGTTCAGCCCAAGGGAATTGTCCGCACGGGTCAAGGCGGTGCTGCGCAGATATGATGGCGTCCAGGCATCCGGCAGCCAGGTTGCCCAAAACCTGGGAGCGGGATTTGAGCTGGACGAGACCAGGTGCCGGATTTTTTTTAACGGTCAGGTTCTGGATCTGTCCCGGTATGAATTTAAAATCCTCTCCCTTTTAATCCGCCATCCGGGCAGGGTCTATTCCAGGGAAATGCTCATGGACCTGGTTTGGGATGACCCTGAAATGAGCACCGACCGGGCCGTGGATGCCCAGATTAAAAATCTGCGGGCTAAACTGCGCCGGGTGTCCCCCCACAACGATCCCATTAAAACCCACAGGGGCATGGGCTATTCCTTGAAAGAAGAACCATGA
- a CDS encoding PAS domain S-box protein: protein MNFNNPDRILFAIEEIEAIINIQSDADDVLDQILEKLLALFSCDRAWLFYPCNPDLPTFDVAYERTTPSFPGAKALNATVPMTRDMAQYCNRALNNNGCPETDPPAGKEMCNDIALQFDVKSMIFMALKPKNDDAWMFGMHHCESSHHWSDNEKYLYKIIGLRITRLIENLIFITQITESEKKYHQLFETISDAVYLISEKGKIVDANQGACTCLDRKKGDILQLHIDDVDQKVSIEQFLSFWDEVPFNTPKRFETIHKTRNGDLISVEVIGQKIRFENATYYYAVAKDITERQKTEKFLQESEKRFRNLMENVDAVAVQGYGFDGTTQYWNKASEKLYGYTQQEAIGRSLLDLIIPPEMREIVIEEMHKMAKSGQPIPSGELLLKHKDGSQVPVISHHVIVEVPGCERELFCLDIDISERKRAETTLKQSEEKFRTLVNTAPFGIQLTDLAGKIVYSNPAHHNIRGYGPDQLIGMNLWDLTVDDDHRDQIMDYYQNIITKEPEPTMYATREKTKDDREIDVQITWDYIRNENDEVTGIISIIEDITERKKADAEREKLQKQLNQAQRMEAIGRLAGGVAHDFNNMLGVILGYVELAFEKIESSHDLYADLEEIQKAAERSADLTKQLLTFARKQIISPEVLDLNDAVDSMLKMLRRLIGEDIDLSWIPADSLWPVKIDPSQINQILANLCVNARDAIAGVGKLTIETQNKIFDQAYCAGHAGFMNGDYAMLAVTDNGCGMSKETLNNLFEPFFTTKNMGEGTGLGLAIIYGIVKQNNGFINVYSEPDQGTCFKIYLPRFQASEAEDTREQTIPPKPVPTGTETILLVEDEPAILKMTRMMLERKGYSVLPADGPADAIRITNEHVGKIDLLMTDVVMPEMNGRDLAKKVTAVFPEIKLLFMSGYAAEVITHKGVLEDGVAFIQKPFSTNELAKKIRKVLDNSLNMNQTK, encoded by the coding sequence ATGAATTTCAATAATCCGGATCGCATCTTATTTGCCATAGAAGAAATTGAAGCGATCATCAATATACAATCCGATGCTGATGATGTCTTAGATCAAATTCTTGAAAAATTACTTGCGCTTTTTTCATGCGATCGGGCCTGGTTGTTCTATCCTTGTAATCCTGATTTACCGACATTTGACGTGGCATATGAAAGAACAACACCGTCGTTTCCCGGTGCCAAGGCTTTGAATGCAACAGTGCCCATGACCCGTGATATGGCTCAATACTGCAACCGCGCGCTTAACAATAATGGATGTCCGGAAACTGATCCGCCTGCAGGCAAGGAAATGTGCAATGACATTGCCTTACAGTTCGATGTTAAGTCAATGATATTCATGGCATTGAAGCCGAAGAATGATGACGCCTGGATGTTCGGCATGCATCATTGCGAAAGTAGCCATCATTGGAGCGATAATGAGAAGTATCTGTATAAAATAATCGGGCTGAGAATTACAAGATTAATTGAAAATTTAATTTTCATCACGCAGATAACAGAGAGCGAAAAAAAGTACCATCAATTGTTTGAGACCATTTCTGATGCCGTTTATTTAATATCCGAAAAAGGCAAAATTGTTGATGCAAACCAAGGTGCATGCACGTGTTTAGATCGTAAAAAAGGCGACATTCTTCAGTTGCATATAGATGATGTGGATCAAAAAGTTTCAATAGAACAATTTTTATCTTTTTGGGATGAGGTGCCGTTTAATACGCCTAAAAGATTTGAAACCATTCATAAAACCCGAAACGGTGATTTAATATCAGTCGAAGTGATCGGCCAAAAAATTAGATTTGAGAATGCAACATATTATTATGCTGTTGCAAAGGACATTACCGAGCGTCAAAAAACGGAAAAGTTTTTGCAAGAAAGTGAAAAAAGATTTCGAAATTTGATGGAGAATGTCGACGCCGTCGCTGTTCAGGGATATGGCTTCGATGGTACAACTCAATATTGGAATAAAGCGTCGGAAAAGCTTTATGGATATACTCAGCAAGAGGCGATTGGCCGCAGCCTTCTTGATCTGATTATCCCGCCTGAAATGAGGGAGATCGTCATTGAAGAGATGCATAAAATGGCAAAGTCAGGCCAACCCATCCCGTCCGGGGAGCTGTTGCTGAAGCATAAAGATGGTTCCCAGGTACCGGTGATCTCCCATCATGTTATTGTCGAGGTACCGGGGTGTGAGCGGGAACTTTTTTGTCTTGATATCGATATCTCCGAGCGGAAACGAGCGGAAACCACACTTAAGCAAAGTGAAGAGAAGTTCAGAACGCTTGTGAATACGGCGCCTTTTGGTATCCAGCTTACCGATTTAGCCGGCAAGATTGTTTACAGCAACCCTGCCCATCATAACATACGAGGTTACGGACCGGATCAACTGATCGGCATGAATCTATGGGACCTGACGGTAGATGATGACCATCGCGATCAAATCATGGACTATTATCAGAATATCATCACCAAGGAACCTGAACCCACCATGTATGCCACCCGGGAAAAAACCAAGGATGACCGGGAGATAGATGTCCAGATAACCTGGGATTATATCCGCAATGAAAACGATGAGGTTACGGGTATTATCAGTATTATTGAAGACATCACCGAGCGCAAGAAGGCGGATGCCGAACGAGAAAAGCTGCAAAAACAACTCAACCAGGCCCAGAGAATGGAGGCAATTGGGCGGCTGGCAGGCGGTGTGGCCCATGATTTTAATAATATGCTCGGGGTGATCCTGGGTTATGTAGAGCTGGCCTTTGAAAAAATAGAGAGCAGCCATGATCTGTATGCTGATCTTGAAGAAATTCAAAAAGCTGCCGAACGGTCGGCGGATCTGACAAAACAATTGCTGACTTTTGCCAGAAAACAGATCATTTCGCCGGAAGTGCTTGACCTGAACGATGCTGTGGACAGTATGCTTAAAATGCTGCGCAGACTCATTGGCGAGGATATTGATCTGTCATGGATACCGGCCGATTCGCTGTGGCCGGTCAAAATAGACCCAAGCCAGATCAATCAAATCCTGGCCAACCTGTGTGTCAATGCCCGGGATGCCATTGCCGGTGTGGGCAAACTCACTATTGAAACCCAAAATAAAATTTTTGATCAGGCTTATTGCGCCGGCCATGCAGGATTTATGAACGGCGACTATGCGATGCTCGCGGTGACGGATAACGGCTGCGGCATGAGCAAAGAGACATTGAACAATTTGTTTGAACCATTTTTCACCACCAAAAATATGGGTGAAGGCACAGGTCTGGGCCTTGCTATAATTTATGGTATCGTTAAACAGAATAACGGCTTTATCAATGTTTACAGCGAACCGGATCAGGGAACCTGTTTTAAAATATATTTGCCAAGATTCCAAGCGTCCGAGGCCGAGGATACCCGGGAACAAACCATTCCTCCAAAACCTGTCCCCACCGGAACTGAAACCATTTTGCTGGTGGAGGATGAACCCGCTATTCTTAAAATGACAAGGATGATGCTTGAGCGTAAGGGCTATTCGGTCTTACCGGCCGACGGCCCAGCCGATGCAATACGTATCACCAATGAACATGTGGGAAAAATAGACCTTCTTATGACCGACGTGGTCATGCCTGAAATGAACGGACGGGATCTGGCAAAAAAAGTAACCGCGGTGTTTCCTGAAATCAAATTACTATTTATGTCCGGATATGCAGCCGAGGTCATTACGCACAAAGGAGTTCTCGAGGACGGGGTGGCCTTTATACAGAAACCGTTTTCAACAAATGAACTTGCCAAAAAGATTCGAAAAGTGCTGGATAATTCTTTAAATATGAATCAAACGAAATGA
- a CDS encoding (Fe-S)-binding protein produces MIDLEQYRTWTQACVKCGACRATCPVFKAENTEGGVARGKITLAQAMMDGQVFAEDRLVHDLSQCLLCGSCANLCPNQVPTHEIVAAARREVARKKGLSGFGKGVAALLTHKKTMDWMSKSGELASRLLCRRIPDTSGLKLRFPVPGIPRERTLPKPSFTPFLNREIRQTVSFSTGPKVLFFTGCGINYLYPEIGAYLVRILNFMGIHVTLTDEQVCCGLPALSAGAGNAVDTLAQRNLKALKPHAFDYVITACASCHGALAGLYPTLGADYHVFADKTRDIMEFLMDMDLVGRLAALPRSKAPVKVTYHDPCHLRNHGLTQAPRQLLHALPQIDYVEMTDAATCCGLGGTFSVHHYETSQKIGDQKAHHIAQSGAQIVATACPGCMIQLQDSLNRQGVPARVTHLLEFVCQALPDR; encoded by the coding sequence ATGATAGATCTGGAACAATACAGAACGTGGACCCAGGCCTGTGTGAAGTGCGGTGCCTGCCGGGCTACATGCCCTGTGTTCAAGGCAGAAAATACCGAAGGCGGCGTGGCCCGGGGAAAAATTACCCTGGCCCAGGCCATGATGGACGGACAGGTCTTTGCCGAAGACCGGTTGGTTCATGATTTGTCCCAGTGTCTGCTGTGCGGCAGTTGCGCCAACCTGTGCCCTAACCAGGTCCCGACCCATGAGATTGTGGCGGCGGCCCGCAGGGAGGTGGCCCGGAAAAAAGGACTGTCCGGATTTGGTAAAGGGGTGGCCGCCTTGCTGACGCATAAAAAGACTATGGATTGGATGAGTAAAAGCGGAGAGTTGGCTTCCAGGCTGTTGTGCCGGCGGATTCCTGACACAAGTGGCTTGAAATTGAGGTTTCCTGTACCGGGCATCCCCCGGGAACGCACTTTACCCAAGCCGTCATTCACGCCTTTTTTGAACAGAGAAATCCGGCAGACTGTTTCCTTTTCAACCGGTCCCAAAGTGCTTTTTTTTACCGGGTGCGGGATCAATTACCTATACCCTGAAATCGGAGCGTACCTGGTTCGTATTCTCAATTTCATGGGAATTCATGTAACCCTCACCGATGAACAGGTGTGCTGCGGGCTTCCCGCTCTGTCTGCCGGTGCGGGAAATGCGGTGGATACGCTTGCTCAAAGAAATTTAAAGGCTTTGAAACCCCACGCCTTTGATTATGTGATCACGGCCTGCGCCTCTTGCCACGGTGCCCTAGCCGGGCTTTACCCTACGTTGGGGGCAGATTATCATGTTTTTGCCGACAAGACGCGGGATATCATGGAGTTTTTAATGGATATGGACCTGGTTGGCAGACTGGCCGCGTTGCCCCGCTCAAAGGCGCCGGTTAAGGTCACCTACCACGATCCCTGCCACCTGCGAAATCACGGCTTGACCCAAGCCCCCAGGCAACTGCTTCACGCATTGCCCCAGATCGACTATGTTGAAATGACCGATGCGGCAACCTGCTGCGGTCTGGGCGGCACCTTCTCTGTCCACCATTACGAAACCAGTCAAAAGATCGGCGACCAAAAGGCGCATCATATTGCCCAAAGCGGGGCGCAAATTGTGGCAACAGCCTGCCCGGGGTGCATGATTCAGCTCCAGGACAGCCTTAACCGCCAGGGTGTTCCTGCCCGGGTGACCCATCTTTTGGAATTTGTGTGCCAGGCTCTGCCGGACAGATAA
- a CDS encoding SIMPL domain-containing protein, with product MKRLMQIIVLLLLSMVSLCSADSQIPQIKVWGKSSSQIRPDNAVLTLKITGKGHNAKAAEELHQKYLDNALNVLSDFGISDKDITMDGPYTNLDGTVVCVLSVRVAEFSKLPGLIQSFASRPGSKVDQLAWSHTRLAQFRADALSMAVKDARQKAQTMIQALNSRLGEALLVRPVDTEKTKAGGDKPFIRIEKKVEVVFRLVPL from the coding sequence ATGAAACGTTTGATGCAAATCATTGTGCTGCTGCTTTTAAGCATGGTTTCCTTGTGTTCTGCAGATTCCCAGATCCCCCAAATTAAGGTATGGGGAAAGAGTTCGTCACAGATTCGTCCGGACAATGCAGTATTGACCCTGAAAATAACCGGCAAAGGTCATAACGCCAAGGCGGCTGAAGAACTCCACCAAAAATATCTGGATAATGCCCTTAACGTGTTAAGTGATTTTGGCATCAGCGATAAGGATATCACTATGGACGGACCCTATACGAACCTTGACGGCACGGTTGTTTGTGTCTTGTCTGTACGGGTGGCTGAGTTTTCAAAACTGCCGGGGCTGATTCAGTCCTTTGCATCCAGGCCCGGCAGCAAGGTTGATCAGCTGGCATGGTCCCATACCCGGTTGGCACAGTTTCGAGCCGATGCCCTCTCCATGGCTGTAAAGGATGCAAGGCAAAAGGCGCAAACCATGATCCAAGCCCTGAACAGCCGGTTAGGGGAAGCGCTTTTGGTCCGTCCGGTCGATACAGAAAAGACAAAAGCAGGTGGTGATAAACCGTTCATCAGAATCGAAAAAAAGGTGGAAGTGGTATTTCGTCTGGTCCCCCTGTAA
- a CDS encoding TRAP transporter large permease subunit, giving the protein MVIPFFVILGAGIFFALLMVVYSLFRAVREGIPRSGRRPSPVRVVLLLWQAKYAIGAPVLVLGGIYSGAFTPTEAGAIACIYALIVGVFFQKTLYLKGIIECFAEGAKSSAMIMFVIASANLFAWLMASAQIPAIAAQAISTISANKYVFLLLVNILFLFIGSLLDTPAAIVIIVTILEPIAVNLGIDPIHLGAVIVVNFVIGYITAPFGYNLFVTKTITGRGMGQVSMSVMPFLLVCLLGLMMVTYIPQITLVLPALFN; this is encoded by the coding sequence TTGGTTATTCCTTTTTTCGTGATTTTAGGGGCCGGGATTTTTTTTGCTTTACTCATGGTGGTCTATTCACTTTTTCGGGCCGTTCGTGAGGGAATTCCTCGAAGCGGTCGCCGCCCTTCTCCGGTTCGGGTGGTTCTGCTGCTCTGGCAGGCCAAGTACGCCATCGGCGCTCCGGTTCTTGTCCTTGGTGGGATCTATTCCGGCGCGTTTACGCCAACTGAAGCTGGTGCTATTGCATGTATTTATGCCCTTATTGTCGGTGTGTTTTTTCAAAAGACCCTTTATCTGAAAGGGATTATAGAATGTTTTGCCGAAGGTGCCAAAAGTTCTGCCATGATCATGTTCGTTATCGCCAGTGCCAACTTGTTTGCATGGCTAATGGCTTCGGCCCAGATCCCGGCAATTGCTGCCCAGGCCATCTCCACCATTTCGGCAAACAAGTATGTCTTTTTACTGCTGGTTAATATTTTATTCCTTTTTATCGGATCATTACTGGACACGCCCGCCGCCATAGTTATTATTGTTACTATACTGGAGCCCATTGCGGTGAATCTGGGCATTGATCCGATTCATCTTGGGGCCGTAATTGTCGTTAATTTTGTTATCGGCTATATTACCGCGCCCTTTGGGTATAACCTGTTTGTGACCAAAACCATTACCGGCAGAGGAATGGGGCAGGTGAGCATGTCAGTAATGCCCTTTTTGCTGGTGTGCCTGCTGGGGTTGATGATGGTGACGTACATCCCTCAGATTACCTTAGTCCTACCTGCGCTATTTAATTAG
- the creD gene encoding cell envelope integrity protein CreD — protein MGSSFIKKTSMIGLLIALLNIPLGFISDTIEERSMRNGKAHMQIASTWGRAQGITGPVLTIPYYDSQGTLQHACFLSDTLDITAKISPEKRYRGIFEVIVYRAEISMSGTFGRPDFSAWDIESYQILWDKATLTIGLNELKGIQLISAFQWNGNPAPLRPGEKTAPGIYGLAARLFPDREPDTKSDSASSGFEDANRFNIVFNLHGSSEIRFAPTSDTTTVAVTSPWPHPSFQGSYLPVKRTITPEGFKAKWQVSGFGRDYPGQWNSEQKDAQKAANRFTNGMFGVKLIQPVNFYTLSERSVKYALLIITLTFLCFFMFEILNRLKIHPMQYLLVGFSLSLFYLLLISFSEHIGFLPAYVLSAAACVVLITWYARSFLGSSRSSLITGGVLSGFFALFYIILQHEGYSLVMGTSSLFFILALVMGLTRKLDWYSVFKAAPGLKIPAFRSKRRPPTCNPMAEENEK, from the coding sequence TTGGGATCATCATTCATTAAAAAAACGAGTATGATCGGTCTTCTGATCGCTTTGTTGAACATCCCGTTGGGATTTATCAGTGATACTATTGAAGAACGAAGTATGCGCAACGGCAAGGCACATATGCAGATCGCATCCACCTGGGGCCGGGCCCAGGGGATCACGGGACCAGTGCTGACCATCCCTTATTATGACAGCCAGGGTACCCTTCAGCATGCCTGCTTTTTGTCCGACACCCTTGACATTACGGCCAAAATTTCCCCGGAAAAAAGATACCGGGGCATATTTGAAGTCATTGTTTACCGGGCTGAAATCTCCATGTCCGGCACGTTTGGCAGACCTGATTTTTCTGCCTGGGATATTGAATCGTACCAGATCTTGTGGGACAAAGCCACGTTGACCATTGGATTAAATGAACTCAAAGGCATCCAGCTGATTTCAGCCTTCCAGTGGAACGGCAATCCTGCGCCATTACGGCCGGGTGAAAAGACAGCGCCAGGCATTTACGGGTTGGCTGCCCGCCTTTTTCCGGACCGTGAGCCGGACACCAAATCTGACTCGGCATCCAGCGGATTTGAGGATGCCAACCGGTTTAATATTGTTTTCAATCTTCACGGCTCAAGCGAAATCCGGTTTGCCCCGACCTCGGACACCACAACGGTGGCCGTCACCTCCCCCTGGCCACATCCCTCTTTCCAGGGTAGCTACCTGCCCGTCAAACGAACCATCACACCCGAAGGATTTAAAGCAAAATGGCAGGTGTCCGGGTTTGGCCGAGACTACCCCGGACAATGGAATAGTGAACAAAAGGACGCCCAGAAAGCCGCCAACCGTTTTACTAACGGCATGTTCGGAGTGAAATTGATCCAGCCGGTCAATTTTTACACCCTGTCCGAAAGATCCGTGAAATATGCTTTGCTGATTATCACCCTGACTTTTTTATGCTTTTTCATGTTTGAAATCCTTAACCGCCTAAAAATTCATCCCATGCAGTACCTTCTGGTGGGCTTTAGTTTAAGTCTTTTTTACCTGCTGCTGATCTCATTTTCCGAACATATCGGTTTTTTGCCTGCCTATGTGCTTTCAGCGGCGGCCTGTGTCGTGCTGATTACCTGGTATGCCCGTTCTTTTCTGGGTAGCAGCCGTTCGAGCCTGATCACAGGAGGCGTGCTTTCTGGCTTTTTTGCTCTATTTTATATTATTTTACAGCATGAAGGTTATTCCCTTGTCATGGGAACATCCAGCCTGTTCTTTATCCTGGCACTTGTCATGGGATTGACCCGAAAACTGGACTGGTATTCGGTTTTCAAGGCAGCACCGGGATTAAAAATCCCGGCATTCAGGTCAAAACGCCGACCACCTACCTGCAATCCCATGGCAGAGGAGAATGAAAAATGA
- a CDS encoding glycine betaine ABC transporter substrate-binding protein, whose amino-acid sequence MLAEVQSFVQQKKPILFLGWAPHSMNERIDMTYLTGSTAETFGGDDGTATVWTNTRKGFEDDMPNVATFLKNFTFPVAMINQIMTAMHTQKGLSPRDAGLIWLKQHPDTYRDWLKNVTTTGGKPAAPAFEVALEGVKE is encoded by the coding sequence ATGCTGGCCGAAGTTCAGTCTTTTGTTCAGCAAAAGAAACCCATCCTATTCCTGGGATGGGCACCCCACAGCATGAACGAACGCATTGACATGACCTATCTGACCGGCAGCACCGCAGAAACCTTTGGTGGAGACGATGGCACTGCCACGGTCTGGACCAACACCCGCAAAGGTTTTGAGGATGATATGCCCAATGTGGCAACCTTTCTGAAAAACTTCACATTTCCCGTTGCCATGATCAACCAGATCATGACCGCTATGCACACCCAGAAAGGCCTTTCCCCCCGGGATGCCGGTCTGATCTGGCTAAAACAGCATCCCGACACTTACCGGGACTGGCTGAAAAACGTGACCACCACAGGCGGCAAACCGGCAGCCCCGGCCTTTGAGGTGGCCCTTGAAGGCGTTAAAGAATAA
- a CDS encoding FAD-linked oxidase C-terminal domain-containing protein, translating into MIPENVIRELKEICGSKYASCEKTDRILYSYDATRKQFLPDVVVHPADAQAVSRIMKLAHHYRIPVYPRGAGSGFTGGALPVYGGMVMGMSRMNRILDIDQENLVAVVEPGVVTGDFQKAVEALGLFYPPDPASLKVSSLGGNVAECAGGPRCVKYGVTKDYVLGLEVVTPTGDLIETGGTTMKGVVGYDLTKLFCGSEGTLAVITKIILKLIPKPQAKKTMLVVFDAIDGAAKAVSAIIREKIIPATLEFMDGRTLDCLRQTAGLSMPEAAEAALIIEVDGDQEFLDKQAQRILKVVDSQGVLENRVANTFEESEEIWKIRRAISPSLKKLGLEKFNEDICVPRSKLPEMIRRIEKISDQYNLPIVNFGHAGDGNIHVNIMADKDDAKQMADAELAIEALFRATLALGGTMSGEHGVGIMKAPYLSLELSSQSILYMKTLKKALDPHNILNPGKIFPADDLPLPGEVK; encoded by the coding sequence ATGATACCTGAAAACGTGATCCGGGAACTCAAAGAGATATGCGGTTCCAAATATGCGAGCTGTGAAAAGACCGACCGTATTTTGTACAGCTATGATGCCACGCGCAAGCAATTTCTTCCGGATGTTGTGGTGCATCCGGCAGATGCCCAGGCCGTATCCCGGATCATGAAACTTGCCCACCACTACCGTATCCCGGTTTACCCCAGAGGGGCCGGTAGCGGGTTCACCGGCGGCGCTCTGCCGGTTTACGGGGGAATGGTCATGGGCATGAGCCGGATGAACCGGATCCTGGATATAGATCAGGAAAATCTTGTGGCCGTGGTGGAGCCCGGTGTGGTGACCGGGGATTTTCAAAAGGCCGTTGAGGCGTTAGGGTTGTTTTATCCCCCTGATCCAGCTTCCTTGAAAGTTTCGAGTCTCGGCGGGAATGTGGCTGAATGTGCAGGCGGTCCCCGGTGTGTCAAGTACGGGGTGACTAAGGATTATGTCCTCGGCTTGGAGGTGGTTACGCCTACAGGTGACTTGATTGAAACCGGCGGTACCACCATGAAAGGGGTGGTTGGCTATGATTTGACCAAGCTCTTTTGCGGTTCGGAGGGCACTCTGGCTGTTATCACCAAGATTATTCTCAAGCTGATTCCCAAACCCCAGGCCAAGAAGACCATGCTGGTGGTGTTTGATGCCATTGACGGCGCTGCCAAAGCTGTATCCGCCATTATTCGTGAAAAAATTATTCCCGCTACCCTGGAATTCATGGACGGCCGGACCTTGGATTGCCTCAGGCAGACCGCAGGACTCTCCATGCCGGAAGCTGCAGAAGCAGCCCTGATCATAGAGGTGGACGGAGACCAGGAGTTTCTGGATAAGCAGGCTCAAAGAATTTTAAAGGTGGTCGATTCCCAAGGGGTGTTGGAAAACCGGGTGGCCAATACCTTTGAAGAAAGCGAAGAGATCTGGAAGATCCGCAGGGCGATTTCTCCTTCATTGAAAAAGCTTGGGCTGGAAAAATTCAATGAAGATATTTGTGTTCCTCGATCAAAGCTGCCCGAGATGATCCGCCGGATCGAAAAGATTTCTGATCAATACAACCTGCCCATCGTGAACTTCGGCCATGCCGGTGACGGAAATATCCACGTCAATATCATGGCGGACAAAGATGATGCAAAACAAATGGCCGATGCCGAGCTTGCCATTGAGGCACTGTTCCGGGCCACTCTGGCGTTGGGCGGAACCATGAGTGGCGAACACGGGGTCGGCATCATGAAAGCCCCCTACCTTTCCCTGGAGCTGTCAAGTCAGTCCATTCTTTATATGAAAACCCTTAAAAAAGCCTTGGATCCGCACAATATCCTCAATCCGGGTAAAATTTTTCCAGCCGATGACCTACCACTTCCCGGAGAGGTAAAATGA